The Gemmatimonas aurantiaca T-27 DNA segment GCTTGGGCGTGAAGAGTTCGGTGTAGGGGTCGTTGAGCTCCTTCACGAGCCCGCGGGCGGCCTTTTCGTAGAGCTGCTGCGCGTCGAGCGTGTCGACGTAACGCAGAGCCACGAAGGTCAGCACCTGGTCGAGTAGTTGTGCACCGCCGCGCGTTGCCTTGGCCTGCAGGGCAAAGCCCGAGGCGAGCAGGGGGACGAGCACGATCGCGGCCAGTGCCGCCTTGCGATTCCGGGTCATGCGGGGTCTCTCGAAGGAAGGACCAGAAAAGTACTGCTCTTACGTACGCGTCGGAAAAGGTGCTGTTCCCGGTCGATATCCGAAGGGACCGGTCTGTATCACCTTCCCCTACCCGCTGAGCTCAGCTTTCGTCGCGCGGCCGGGAACCGAGGACGTAATCCACGTGCCACTGCCGGTCGTACTGCCGAATGGCGATGTCCCGCACCAGCCCGGCACTCAACAGCATTTCGTGCGCTGGTTGTAGGACGCGCTGGAGGTGGGAAGGGTATCGCTGGGTCAGCGGCAACTGCTCGGCCAGGCGCTCGAGGGGAATACGCCAGGAGAGGCGTCCATCGGCCCGGGCCACTTCAAGGATGCGGTACAGACGACGGGCAACCGGGGACGAAAGGGCGTGATACCGTGCCGCGGAGATCGTCACCACATGTCGCGCGGCCAGATTGGCGCGCAGGGTGCCTGACAGCGTGACCCGGGCGTCGCCGGGTTCGCCGGCGGCCAGGTTGCCGAACAGATGGAGTTGTTCGCGGTCGGCCACCCGTCGGCGCTGCACGGAGACGGTGGAGAGGACCGTGAAGCTGGTATCGGCGTGGGCGGACTGCGCCGACCAGTAGGCGCCGATCGACTCGAGCGTGGTGCGTTCGAGTCGGGAGAGGGCGGCCCGGAGCTGCTCGTAGGTGCGCCCATCGGCGCGGCGGCCCATGGAGCGCAGGAAGGCGTGCAGGGTGAAGGTGATGGCCCCGTCGGCCGGGGCGCCCGCTTCGTGATAGCGGTGCAGCAGCTCGACGTAGACGTCCTGGTCGAAAGTACCGGGCAGGCGATCGCCAGGCGCGGGGATAACACGCCAGCGCCCACCGTTCTCGGTAGTAAACGAGACGGGCACATCGTCTGCGGAGTCGCTCAGACGGAAGAGCGGGAGTTCCTCGAGCGAGCGATCGAGGATGACTCCACGCGCAGCCGGGCGGCGGCGGGCGGCGAGTGACATCGCGGTGAAAGGTGGGCGAGGCGTGCGGCGGGCGCTAGGCGGGGACAATGGGAACTGCGGGAGATGGAACTGCGGGGGCTGGAACTACGGAAGCTGGAGGGACGGGAGCTGGGGGAACGGGAGCTGGAATGACGGGAGCTGGGACTACGGGGAAGAGCGGGAGTTGGAACGACGGTGGACTACGGGAAGACTACGGCTGGAGGTGTTTGGCGTAGGTGGCGATATCGGTGTTACCCCCGCAGACCACGACGCCGACTTGTTGGCCGGCGAGTTGTTCACGCAATGGGAAGCGCAGGGCGGCCATCGCTGCGGCACCTGCGGGTTCGACCACCAGCTTGGCGCTGCGGAACAGCGTGCGCATGCCATCGCGGATCTGGTCGTCGCTCACGAGCACGATGTCATCGATGAAGCGTTTGTTGAGCGCATACGAATACGGCTCTGAGCGTGGCGAACCAAGAGAGTCGGCGATCGTGCGTACGGCTTCGATGGTCTGTGGGGAGCCGGCTTGGAAGCTGCGGTAGAGACTGTCGGCGCCTTCGGGTTCCACGACGTACACCTTTGTCGTGGGACGCCACTGTTTCACCGCGCAGGCGATGCCGCCGGTGAGACCGCCGCCACCGGAAGCCACGATGATGGCGTCGAGTGCGGTGTTCACCTCCGCCATTTGCTCCATGAACTCGAGGCCGACCGTGGCCGTGCCCAGTGCAGTCAGTGGGCCTTCAAACGGATGCACCTGCGTGCGGCCTTCGTCGGCGATGATCTCTTCGACACGCTCGAAGGCGATGTGAATGGTGTCGACGAGTTCGGCGATGCCACCGAGATCGCGGAAGAGCTGAATGCGATACGGGTTTGCCGTGCGGGGCATGACCACCTTCGCGGTCGTGCCGAGTTGCCGTGCCGAGTAGGCGAGCGAGATGGCGTGATTGCCCGCGGAGACACCGGTCACGCCGCGCTCGCGCGCTTCCGGTGTGAGCTCGGCCATCACGGTGAGTGCACCGCGCGGCTTGAAGCTGCCGGTGTGCTGGAAGAGTTCTTCCTTGAGCCACACGCCGGTGGTGGCGCCCACTTCGGCTGAGAGGGCGTCGTCGAAGATGCGGCGAACCGGTGTGGTGATCACACGATTCCCGAGACGTTCACGCGCGGCGCGGATGTCTTCGAGCGAAGGAAACGGAACCGTTTCAGGTGTGTACGTCACGGCTACAGCATCTCGGGTTGCATCACCTTCTCCGTCACCTTGCCGTTCTCGACACTCACGTAGTACACCTTGGCGTCGGCGCGGGTGTGCACGACCCGCTTCACTGCGTTGTCTTCGAAGTAGATGCCGGCATCGTTGTCGCAGGCATAGCCAGGCTTCATCTCTCCTGAGCCGATCAGCTTGTGGTACAGCGGACGGCGACCGGCTTCGGCGTCGTAGTGCGGTGAGTGACTGCCCTTGAGGAAGCCAAGACACTTCACGATGGACAGCGCCTTCGGGCGCGAGTCGGTGGTGCCTTCTTCGAACCAGCACAGCGAACCCGCTGACGCCCCACCGAGTACGATGCCGCGGTCCCAGGCTTCGCGCAGCACGACATCGATACCCTGCGCTTTCCAGATGGCCTGTTGATTGAGCGTGTTGCCGCCGGAGCAGACGATGGCGTCGGCCGAAAGCAGCACTTCATCCCAGCCTTGGGTCTGCGAAAGACTTTCGATGAAGACGTTCTGCACGAACGGCTCCACGTTGAGTGGTGCGCAGGCCTGGAAAAAGCCGATGGAGGTCTCTGGCGCATCAGCCGATGCGGTGGGCAAGAAGCAGATCCGCGGGCGTGACTTGCCGGTGAGTTGCGCCATGTAGCCGATGAACTTCGTCCGGAAACCGCCGCCGGCAATGAGGATCTTGCGAGTGGCGCGCGGAGCGTTGGAGGCGATGTCGGTCATGGGCAGGGGCTCGGCGGCGTGGGCGGGTGAGAAGGAGGGGATCAGGGCGCCGGAGGCGATGGCGCCTGCCGCACCGAAGGACGTGGAGACAAAGTCGCGACGTTTCATGTGGACTCTCCGGGAGGTTCGCCGAGGATACCATCGTGGAGGGGGCTTCCGCCGTGGCCAGCGGCATTCCAGTACCCCGATGCACGTTCGTGCCACGCATGACGCAGGGTCACGTGCAGCAGCGGATCGGCCAGGAATTCACGTGGCACGCGGGCGGCCGATGCACGATCTGTGGCCACACCGGCCATGTCGCGCACTTGTTGTGCGATCTGCTCGGCTTCGTCCATGGGCAGCAGGTCGAGATGTGTGCCGAGGATGAGCTGGATGTCGTCGAGCGTGAGCACGTAACCGAGACAGACATCGTCGGGTTGTTCACCCAGTGTGCCCGCATCGTCGTACACGAAGGCCGTGGTACCGGTGAGCAGGTCGTGCAGGCCGTAACCGACTCCCACGTCCACCTGCGTCACGCGCCAGAGTCCGATGCGCGACTCGTGTTGCGCGATGAGCAGCGCGTCCACGTCGGCATCCATGCGTGCGCCGTGACGGGCGCGTTGCATCTCGAGCCATTGCACGGCGGGCGTGGCCGTGGTGGCCGAGGCCGGGCGATGATGCAGCAACCAGTGGGCGTAGAAACTCTCGTCGTATTCAGAGAGTTCATTGTCGGGGCCACCGGCGAATTGATCGAGGGCGGCATTGGCCCACTCGGCGCCGAGTTTGCGATCACACCAGTCGAGCAGCTCCTGATGGATGCGCCGATCGCGCTCGATGAGTTGCACGGCGCGCTGCAGGCGCTCGCGTTCGGGCGCAGGCAGGGCCGCGACTTCGGGGGGCACGGCGGCGCCGTGGCATTTCTTGAACTTGCGGCCTGAGCCACAGGGGCAGGGCGCGTTGCGATCGACGGACACAGAGCGACTGCGAAAGGGATCCGACAGGAAGGCTGGCGTTGTGACGGTGTTACGCCAGCGTGATGACCTGCCCCGTGATATTGCGGGCGGCTGGGCTCACGAGGAAGGCTACCACGTCGGCCACCGATTCGCGCTCCACGTAAAACGTCTTGTCTCCCATATCGGCGAGATTGGTCGCCGTACGGATGGCGGTTGGCGCCACGGCGTTGGCGCGCACACCGTGAGCTTTTTCGTCGAGTGCGACCGTGCGCATGAGGGCAAGCACACCACTTTTGGCAGCGGCGTAGGCGGCGAGGCCCTTGGGGGAACCGCCTGGCAGCGCCGACGCGGAGCCAAAGTAGACGAGACTGCCTTTGGCCTCCCGCAGGGCGGGCAGGAACGCGCGCGTGGTGGCGAAGGCCGTGTCGACGTTGATGGCGAATTGCTGGTGCCAGGCGTCGGGATCGGCTTCGTCGAGTGGGCCCGTCGCGCCAAACCCGCCGGCAACGCAGACGACAGCATGCACACGGCTCGTCTTGTGCGCCAACAACACCTCGGCTGCCACCGATTCGGCGGCCGCTGGACTGGCCAGGTCGGCGGCGTGGGCGGTGAAGCGCTGGCCGGATGGTGATGCGGTCAACTCAGCGGTACGGGCCTGCGCTTCATCCAGCGTGCGGCCGATCAGCGCGAGGGAGAAACCTGTCGCCGCAAAGTGGGCGGCGAGGGTTTCACCGAGTTGGCTGGGACGGCCAGCGCCGGTGATGACAACAAGTGCGTTGGGAAATTTGGTCGCGTTTGGCATGGCATGCTCATCTTCGTGTCGACAGTATTGGCAGGGTCGTTCCGAGACGCGAGGTATTGTTTCGCGCACCCAACGTGCCGACCCATGACCTGAACTACAACTGTATGCCCGGATTCTGGATGGTGCGAGCTGGCGAGGGGGGATATCTCGCCAAGGAGTTTGTGGAGAAGGAGTGTGTCGCTGTCGGATTCGATGGCGTTGGATCATTTGAGCAGCTGACCACTCTCGGTGCCTTCAAGGGGAGACTGCTCGGGGTCTATCCCGATGATTCTCCTGGAAAGCGAGCAGGAGCAGCTGGGGTGGGTCACAAGTTTCGCACGCTAGTTCAGCGGGGCGACCGCATCCTCACGTATGATCCGGATACCCGACTGTACCATCTGGGTCGTGTAGAGGGGGACTACGAGTATCGCCCCGGGTTTGTGAGCGACTATTCACACGTGCGAAGAGTGAAGTGGGATCGGCAGATTCTTCGCGACACGCTCTCCTCAGGCGTTCGCAATACACTGGGATCCACTCTCACGTTGTTCGAGCCGGGTGATGCGATATTGCAGGAGATGCTGAGGTCGGGAGTATCCGCAGAGACTCCCGCCGTCCTGGATGAGGAGGATCGAGGTGACGAGACGACCATCTATCTCGAACAGTTAAGCCGCTCACATGAATTCATCGCGGATCGGGTCAACCGGCTGTCTCCCCATGAAATGGAACAGCTGCTGGCTGCTCTTCTTCGGACCATGGGATTCAAGGCCCGCGTAACGCTACCTGGGCCCGATCGAGGGCGGGATGTAGTTGCTTCTCCTGATGGTCTCGGCCTTCAGAGTCCGCGCATTTTCTGTGAAGTCAAACATCGCAAGGGTTCGATCGGTGCGCCGGAGGTTCGTAGCTTCACTTCCACGCTGCGGGGAGATGATCGCGGGCTGTTTCTCAGCACAGGTGGGTTCACGCGGGAGGCGAAGTATGAAGGTGACCGCTCACACGTGCCCGTCACTCTTGTGGATCTGGAAGAGCTGGTACGCCTTGTGGTTGAACACTATGAGCAGTTCGATACTGTCGGTCGCGCGCTGATCCCGCTGGACCGGGTATACTAGCCCGTGGGGTAACAGAACCGCACAGCGCAAGGTTCCTCGAGGGTTCCTCAACGTCTGCTGTACGCTCTCATGCGCCCGGGTCACGCAGCGATCGCCCACTCACTGCTTAGCAATTCCGCCTGCTCCAACACCGTCTGCGTGGCCCGCTCCTGTTTGTCAGGTGGATAGCCGTACTTGCGGAGGATGCGTTTGACGTACACGCGCAATTGCGCGCGCATGTTGTCGCGGATGGCCCAGTCGATCGACACATTCTTTCGGATTGTGGCTACGAGTTCACGGGCAATGACCCGCAGTTGCTCGTCTCCGAGCACCTGAACGGCGCTGTCGTTCACTTCGAGCGCGTCGTAAAACGCCAGTTCATCGTCGGTGAGCCCAAGCGCCTCGCCGCGGGCGTTGGCGGCCCGCATGTCCTTGGCCAGCTTGATGAGTTCTTCGATGATTTGTGCGGTTTCCACCGCCCGGTTCTGATACCGGCGCAGCGCCTGCTCCAGCAGGCCGGCAAACGAGCGCGCCTGCACTACGTTGCGCCGTGAGCGGGTCCGGATTTCTCCTTTCAGCAGTTTCTGCAACAGCTCCACGGCCAGATTGCGGTGCGGCATGCCACGCACCTCCGCCAGAAACTCATCGGAGAGAATCGAGATATCCGGCTTCTTGAGCCCCGCCGCGGTGAATACGTCGATGACTTCGTCCGACACGAGCGCCTTGGAAACGATCTGCCGAATGGCGTGTTCCACATCGCTTCTCGGTCGAGCTCTGCCCACCTCGTTCTTGGCCAGCACAGCCCGAACAGCCTGGAAGAATCCCACATCGTCGCGAATGTGCATGGCGGTGTCGTGAGGCACGGCCAAGGCAAAGGCGCGCGTCAGTTCGCTGACATGCCGCATGAGGCGCTCCTTGCCGTCTGGAAGTGCCAGCACATGCTCCTGAGCCGCCGGCAAAAGGGACAGTCGCTGCTGCGCCGTGCCAACATACCACGCGCTACGGTCAAAACCGTGGAATAGGCCGACACAGATCTCATGCTTCTCCAACATTACGGCCACGGCCTCTTCCTGATCGAGTGCCGTCTTGCCCGTGCCTCCTGCTTCAGTGTAGGTGGCGAGTGCACTCTTGAGCGCATCGGCAAGACCCAGATAGTCCACCACGAGCCCACCCGGTTTGTCCTTGAATACGCGATTCACTCGGGCGATGGCTTGCATGAGCCCGTGGCCTCGCATCGGCTTGTCCACGTACATCGTGGCGAGGCTCGGGCAGTCGAAGCCCGTGAGCCACATGTCGCGCACGATGACGAGTCGAAATCCACTCGATCCATCGCGGAATCGGGTGGCGAGGGCCTCGCGGTCAGTCTTGTTGCGGATGTGAGGCTGCCAGTCGACGGGGTCGCTCGCCGATCCGGTCATGACGATCTTCAGCAGTCCTTCGTCGTTGCGATCACTGTGCCATTCAGGACGCAGCGCGACAATTCTGTTGTACAACGCCACCGCAATGCGTCGACTCATGACCACGATCATGGCCTTGCCGTCGAGCACCTCGTTGCGGCGCTCGAAGTGATCCACGATATCCCGGGCAATGAGATCGAGTCGCGTGTCGGCGCCGGCGATGACCTCGAGCTGCGCCCATTTGCTCTTGAGTTGCTCCTTGCGCTCGACTTCCTCTCCTTCCGTGACTTCCTCGAATGCCGAATCGATGCCCAACTTCTCTGATTCTGCAAACTCAAGTTTTGCCAAGCGGCTTTCGTAGTAGATGGGTACAGTCGCTCCGTCGACCACCGCGCGCTGGATATCGTACACGCTGATGTATTCGCCGAACACCTGCCGCGTGTTGGCATCGGCTTTTTCGATCGGTGTTCCGGTGAATCCCACGAACGAGGCGTTTGGCAAAGCATCGCGCATGTGTCCGGCGAAGCCATCGTGGAATTCGTACTGACTGCGGTGCGCCTCGTCGGCAATGACGATCACATTGCGGCGGTCCGAGAGCGGGGGATGTTTGTCGCCCCGTTCATCGGGCATGAACTTCTGGATGGTGGTGAAAATCACGCCACCCGCGCTCACGGCGAGTTGCTTCCGCAGGTCGGCGCGGTCCTTGGCCTGCACCGGTTCCTGGCGCAGCAGGTTGCGGCAACGCGCGAAGGTGCCGAACAGTTGTTCGTCCAGATCGTTGCGGTCGGTGATCACCACCACCGTGGGGTTGGCCATGCCGGGGTGCAGGATCACCCGTCCGGCATAGAAGGCCATGGTGAGACTCTTCCCCGATCCCTGGGTGTGCCACACCACGCCGACGCGGCGGTCGCCGGGTTCCCCACCGGGTTGCTCACCGGATGAATAGCGCCCGATGTTTTCGGCAATACGGTCGGGGTTGACGCTGCGCGCGGCCCGCAGGGTTTCTTCCACCGCCACGTTGACGGCGTGATACTGGTGATATCCCGCCAACTTTTTGACGAGCGGGCCGTCATCTTCCTGCTCGAAGGCCACGAAGTAGTGCAGCAGGTCGAGGAAGCGACGGTGTTCGAACACACCGTGCAGCAAGACTTCCAGCTCAGACAGTGAACTCGGCGCACTCGTGGTTCCGCTCACCGTGCGCCAAGGCTTGAACCATTCCTTGCCGGCGCCGAGCGCGCCGATGCGCGCCTGAACCCCGTCGGAAATCACCAGAGCCAGATTGCTGGTGAACAGGGTCGGGATCTGTGCCTGATAGGTCTGCAACTGCTGCCAAGCCGACCAGATGGTGGCGTTTTCGTCGGCGGCGTTCTTGAGTTCGAGCACGGCAAGTGGCAGTCCGTTGACAAACACCACCACGTCAGGCCGGCGGTGGTGTTGTCCCTCGGCCACGGAGAACTGGTTGACGGCCAGCCAGTTGTTGTTCGTCGGCGTGTCGAAGTCGAAGATCTGCACCTGTCCGCCGCCAATTGATCCGTCGGGACGCCGAAACTCGACCTCCACGCCATTCAGCAGCATGCGATGCATGGCGCGATTGCGGTCCATGGCCGACGGGGCGTCGAGGCGGGTCAGTTTGCGGTACGCCTCGTCGATGGCCTCCGCCTGAAGCAACGGATTGAGGCGGAGGAGGGCTGCGCGGAGCCGGTGTTCCAGGACCACGTCGCGATAGCCGGGGTCGCTGCGTTCGGCGCCAGGTTCTCCGGCTGCCATATCGGGACCGTGCCGGACCTCATAACCGAGCCCGGCCAGCCACTCGAGGGCGGCGTCTTCGACGATCGATTCAGAGAAACGAGGCATTCCGTCCGGTGGGATCCGGGAAAGGCTTAAATAAGCAAGTCAATGACTTGCAATTGTTTAGGAGCTTTGTGACATCGCTGTCATGCGATGCCGTTAAATGAACTCGGTGTTCGGGATTTGGCGAGGATGGTGGCTGAACGGGATCTGGTTTTTCCAACCAGCGGCTACTCCGATCGAACGCGGTAGGCCTGCGCCGGATGATTGGGCTCGTTGGGGTGTGTCATCTGGATGACACCGTCCTGAACCATGGGCTGCAGATATTGTTCGCGAATGTACGCGGGGTTTCGGCGGAGCACCGTACTCAGTTCGTCTATTTGCCAGGCTCGGAGAGTCAGCAGTTCCTTGATCACTGTCTTGACCTGCTGAGGGCGGGATCGTTCACCGAGGCCGCCGACCAAAGCGGCCACATCTCCCGGCACCGGGGCGAGAAGCGTACTTCGCCGCTCTTTGGCAGCCAGTTGCTCCAAATCCGGTCTGTTAGCTAGGGACCTCGACTCCCCAGATAGCGGCGGGAGGTCCCCAGACAAGGATGGGAACTCCCCAGATAAGGCGGAGAGCTCCACAGATAAGGGCAAAGACTCCACAGATAAGGAAGCAACGGATGCACCGGACTTCGAGCTGGCGCTGGTGCCTTGGTCGAAGCTGGATGCTGCTGTTGCATTCCCCGCCATGCCCTTGAGACGAAGCCCCGGGACATAGAAGGTGGCTGAACCACGCCCCTTCTGTTCCAACACGGCAGCATCTCTCAATCGCCGGAGTGCCTGACTGGCCGCAAGGGTATCGACCCGGTTCAGCTGCCGATAGCTGGCGTTGTCGATTGCGCCGGCTTCACGGACAACGATCAGCGCCTTCGCATCTTCATCCGTGAGATGGAGATCGCGAAAATTGGCGAGCCACGCGATATCGTCTGCGCCGAGAAAATGATGAAAGAGGTAGCGGGCGACGAATTCATCGCGGCCTCGATCGCTTTCGAAAACCGGCGGCGTGAGGCCGGCCTCGGACATCATTTCCCGCATAACCCGAATCCCGCTGCCCTTCGTTTCGGCGAAACGGGTCTCGTGCAGGATTGCGGCGATCTTTGGATTGCGCGGCTGGGACCCGGGTTCGCCAAGATGCTCGGGTGACTTGAGCGAGAACCCCGGGTTACGAATCTCCAGCCGATTGGCGTAGCGGATGATCTGCACCGGGCCATGATTGCGGTAACTGCGGTGCATGACCGCGTTCACGAGCGCCTCGCGAATCACTCGCTGCGGAATGATAGGCGTGTCCGTGCGTTGCAGTTGGCCTTCCTCGAGACCAAAGGACTGAGGCAGGTCGTCCAATACGGCGGCCTGTGCCCGCCGAATTAACTTGAAGAGCGGATCCCGGAGCTCGACAGTATCGAACCGTTTCTCCGGATCCGGCACCCACTCCTTTCCCGGGACGCGGATATAGTCCACGCGCGTCATGGGAAAGCAGCGACGCAATGCCTGGCGCGTACCGAAGACAATCAGACCAGCAACGGTCGGCTTCCAGTCCTCGCCTTTGGCGTGCCGACGTACTGCGCCAAGCGCCTGCAGCAGCTCGAGATCGGTCCAGCGAAGCGCTTCCGCGTCAACGTTAAACTCCGACTGCGAACGCCGGTACTCGGCGATCGCCTCCGACGAAATGTCCTCGAGTGAGGCATCAGCCACGATCCCACTGTCATAACTCTGCTGCTCCCGGCCCTGATAGAGGAGCGCCACATCGTCATCGGTGCAGCGCTGATCGGTACTGCCGACACGCCGGAAAGCGCCCTTGGGCAAACCCGTATTCTTGAAGAATATGGGCTTGTCGTGTGGTGGTGCTTCGGGAACCGTGACCACGATAACGGGCTTCCCATCGACCTGCTCGGTCGACACGTCCACCCGCACCGGCACGTTGAACATGTCGCGGCACTGCGTGGCAATCTCCGCTGACACCTTGTCCGGCTGTGCAACGCCAACTGCCGAATAGCTTGGGAAGAGTGAGAGGTCATCGCGTTCAACGCCGAGCAGAATGCTGCCACCGCCGAGGCCGGGCTCGTTGGAGAACGCACACACGGTCTCGAGCAATGACCGGCCGGTGTCACTGCCGCGCTTGGCCTCGATATGTTCGTGCTCATCGAGTGCATTCAGGCTCTCGAGGAGTTCAATGGCGCTCATCGATGGTCCTATGCGGGAGTGGAAGAGGCTGTCGATCGGGAAAGGGGAGACGGTCCGGCGACGACATTGCTACAAAGCTACGCCGACGAATCGCTCGGCGTCTTTCACACGAAGCTCGCCGGAGATGAGTTTGGGGAGCAGGGTGTCGCGGAGGGCTGTCAATGTGCGCGACGCCTTTGCGCATGCCACGATTCGCTCATAAAGTGGTCGCGCAAGTCGGTCGAATGCGTCCATGATACACGCACGAGGAGCGACCATGGGAATAGGGCGAAAATTTGCCTTGCTGATCTCGAGAAATGTCGAGCCATTCGCGCGGCTGACAATCTGATCATGCGCGAAACTCGCCCAAAGTAGGAGGAACAAGTTCGATACCCCTGCCTTTGGCTTCATCGCGATGAAGCCCTGATTGATGGCAACCGGAGTCTCGGCTACAGCCAAATAACCAATTGGTGCACGCGAGGACAGCAGAACGGTTCCGCGAGGGAGCAGTCCCGAGCCGATCTGCGAGAGACCAAGACTAGTTACGTAACGCTCCGTTTCGAGCAGAACAGGAACAGAGAGTCCCGACAGATCTTTGGGAGTGGCCCAGGCGTGGGTGCCGTCTTCCCAAAATGTTGGCTCCTTCGTGCTGGGAGTACCACCGCCAACAACATCCGCGAGATCTCCAATCGTCTTGAGTTCCCAATTGTTCGGGATCTCTCCCATCTCCGAACCTTCGAACGAATCGGGGAATAGCTCTGCGATTGGCTGAGGAAGACAATGATGACGACCGTCAGCCTTGGCGCGAACGGGATCGAAATCCACGAACCACGACTTGAAGAGCGCGCGCGCCATTTCCTCCAGCGTTTCGCTCATGCGTCGGTTCAGCTCGATCTTATCGTCGAGCGTGCCGAGGATGTGGGCGATGGCGCGTTGTTCGTCTAGCAGCGGTCGGGAGAACCTGAAGCGCTTTATCCGTTCAGGTGATGTGTGCTTTACTGTAGTGCCAGTAGCGCTAGCGAGAACTTCATTCCGATAGTCAGCGCTGCACAAGAGGTAGTGAAGGAACCTGCTGTCGATTGCTTGCTGATCCTTCACGAGGATCTTGCCGAGTCGCTGGTTGTGCAGGTATCTCCGGCCATCGGATCGTGCAGGAACGAAAGCAGGCAAACCAAGCGTGTCGGACTGTTTGCTGAGGTCCGTCATAGTTACTAGCAGGTCAGCCTCAGCAAGAACGAAGTCCCCAGGTACCGGGCCGTCGAAATACTTGAATTTATCGCTCTTGAATCCACCGCCTATCGAGAAGTTGCCCGGCGTAAGCAAGATGTCGCCACGTGACTCATCGCGGATAAACTCGCCTTGAAATGCGAATCCGTGCTTAATATCGATCAATTCACCGAGCGAGCACTCGCGCCACTCACCTCCCATACCCAAGCTCCTTCAGGTTGGCGAGAATTGAAGCGTCGAGATCAGCCGACTCGATCTGTTGTTCGTGCAATTGCGCAGATAGCCGCCGCATCTTCAGCTCAAACGGCTCCCCATCATCCTCAATGTCTTCGGCGCCAACATAGCGACCCGGCGTCAACACATGCCCATGCTGGCGGATCTCGTCGATGTAAACACTCTTGCAGAACCCGGCCACATCCGCGTACTCACCAGCGTCCTTGTCACCACGCCAAGCGTGATACGTGTCGGCAATATTTGCGATGTCGGCATCGGTCAGTTCACGGCGCACACGATCGGCCATTGAGCCGAGCTTGCGCGCATCGATGAACAGCACGTGCCCGCGCCGATCACGGAAGCGCCCGTTGCGTTTGTTGCGCGCCAGGAACCACAGACACACGGGAATCTGCGTGGAGTAGAACAACTGCCCCGGCAGCGCCACCATGCAGTCCACGAGATCGGCTTCCACAATCGTTTTGCGGATCTCGCCTTCACCCGACTGGTTGGACGACATGGAGCCATTGGCCAGCACGAAGCCGGCGAGTCCGGTGGGAGACAAATGATGAATGAAATGCTGCACCCAGGCGAAGTTCGCATTGCCTGCGGGCGGCGCTCCGTACGCCCAGCGCTGATCGTCCTTCAGCAGTTCGCCGCGCCAATCGCTGTCGTTGAACGGCGGATTGGCCAACACATAGTCGGCCTTGAGATCGGGATGTTTGTCATCGTGCAGCGTATCTCCGTGGCCGATCTGCGCATCGATGCCACGGATGGCCAGATTCATCTTGGCCAGACGCCACGTGGTGTAGTTGCTCTCCTGTCCGTAAATGGAGATGTCGTCGAGTTTGCCCGCGTGGGCTTCGATGAACTTCTCGCTCTGCACGAACATGCCACCGGAGCCGCAGCAGGGGT contains these protein-coding regions:
- a CDS encoding type I restriction-modification system subunit M, whose protein sequence is MARAKKASKSAATSANIGFEAKLWAAADALRNNMDAAEYKHVVLGLIFLKYISDAFEIKHAELASQHADGADPEDPDEYRADNIFWVPAEARWQFLKANAPQPGVGTMVDDAMAAIERDNPSLKGVLPKDYARPGLDKQRLGQIINLVSDIELGSSADKSKDTLGRVYEYFLSRFASAEGKSGGQFYTPSYVVRVLVEMLAPYKGRVYDPCCGSGGMFVQSEKFIEAHAGKLDDISIYGQESNYTTWRLAKMNLAIRGIDAQIGHGDTLHDDKHPDLKADYVLANPPFNDSDWRGELLKDDQRWAYGAPPAGNANFAWVQHFIHHLSPTGLAGFVLANGSMSSNQSGEGEIRKTIVEADLVDCMVALPGQLFYSTQIPVCLWFLARNKRNGRFRDRRGHVLFIDARKLGSMADRVRRELTDADIANIADTYHAWRGDKDAGEYADVAGFCKSVYIDEIRQHGHVLTPGRYVGAEDIEDDGEPFELKMRRLSAQLHEQQIESADLDASILANLKELGYGR